The bacterium nucleotide sequence AAGCCGGCGGCGATTGTGCCGCCCAGGGTGGCGCCCTATCGGCTCACCCCTGCCCCCGGTGCAAAACCGCGCATCAACGGCCCCTCTCTTTATGGCGCCCGTCCCGGCCATCCCTTTCTTTACAGAGTTCCCGCCACCGGCAAGGCACCCCTGCGCTATGAGGCTGAGGGGCTGCCCGGTGGGCTGACGCTGGATCCGACGACCGGCATCATAACCGGTCGGGTGAATGCACGCGGGACGTACCCGGTCCTGCTGCGGGTCCTGAACGGCCGTGGCCGAGCCGAGCGGACCTTCACGATCGTGATCGGTGATCAGATCGCCCTCACACCGCCGCTGGGATGGAACAGCTGGAACTGCTTCGCCTGTGATGTCGATGACGCCAAGGTGCGCGCCGCCGCCGATGCGCTCGTGGAAAGCGGACTGGCCAGCCACGGTTGGAGCTACATCAATATCGACGACTGCTGGGCGGTCAAACCGGATGATCCCGATCCCCGGCTCTCCGGGCCGGTGCGCTATCCCGATGGCCGCATCCGCCCCAACGCCAAATTCCCCGACATGAAGGCACTCTGCGATTATGTCCATGCAAAGGGATTGAAGATCGGCATCTACACCTCCCCCGGATCGCTTACTTGTGCCGGCTATGCCGGCGCCTGGCAGTTCGAGCAGCTGGATGCGGAGCAGTTTGCCGAATGGGGTATCGATTACCTCAAATACGACTGGTGTTCCTACGGCGAGATCGCACCGAATCCCGATCTTGAGGCGCTGCAAAAACCCTACCGGGTGATGCGCGCTGCGCTCGATCGGGCGGAGCGTGATATCGTATTCAGCCTTTGTCAGTATGGCATGGGGGAGGTCTGGAAGTGGGGTTCGGAGGTCGGCGGCAACTGCTGGCGCACAACCGGCGATATCACCGACACCTGGGCGAGCATGTCCACCATCGGATTCGGTCAAGCGGGGCATGAGTCCTATGCGGGGCCAGGCCACTGGAATGATCCGGATATGCTGGTGGTCGGCTGGGTGGGCTGGGGGCCTCAACTCCATCCGAGCCGGCTCACTCCCGACGAGCAGTATACCCACATCACCCTTTGGTCGCTGCTGGCCTCGCCGCTGTTGATCGGCTGCGACCTGACCCGCCTCGATGCCTTTACGATGAACCTTCTCGGCAA carries:
- a CDS encoding NPCBM/NEW2 domain-containing protein, with translation MAKHALFLFLGTLLLTAVCFAVQAPDTLWISRLDLSGIEQGWGNPRADISLEGKPLTINGRTWSCGLATHAASLFPIDLRGDALRFLAEVGVDDDVKQEAPSSVVFVVRGDKRELWRSAVARAFQPAQRVDLNLTGIRQLELVVEDGGDGINWDHADWNDARIVYRGRKPAAIVPPRVAPYRLTPAPGAKPRINGPSLYGARPGHPFLYRVPATGKAPLRYEAEGLPGGLTLDPTTGIITGRVNARGTYPVLLRVLNGRGRAERTFTIVIGDQIALTPPLGWNSWNCFACDVDDAKVRAAADALVESGLASHGWSYINIDDCWAVKPDDPDPRLSGPVRYPDGRIRPNAKFPDMKALCDYVHAKGLKIGIYTSPGSLTCAGYAGAWQFEQLDAEQFAEWGIDYLKYDWCSYGEIAPNPDLEALQKPYRVMRAALDRAERDIVFSLCQYGMGEVWKWGSEVGGNCWRTTGDITDTWASMSTIGFGQAGHESYAGPGHWNDPDMLVVGWVGWGPQLHPSRLTPDEQYTHITLWSLLASPLLIGCDLTRLDAFTMNLLGNDEVLAVNQDARGLQARRVAQRDGCEIWARPLADGSTAVGLFNRNLEARRITVTWSELGLQGERRVRDLWRQKEAGRSKTAWGHEVPAHGAVLAKIY